The Musa acuminata AAA Group cultivar baxijiao chromosome BXJ1-3, Cavendish_Baxijiao_AAA, whole genome shotgun sequence genome window below encodes:
- the LOC135580850 gene encoding mediator of RNA polymerase II transcription subunit 32-like, which produces MESTVEALSAAYDEFVAAAAAALEAKEQSGGQKTPVTDAALEAFKQRWELFRVACDQAEEFVESMKQRIGSECLVDEATGAAPSKAGRPATAPGIPPISAVRLEQMSKAVRWLVIELQNGSGVGAAAAAAAHPHVSAPFDARFSDDAGQ; this is translated from the coding sequence ATGGAGAGCACCGTGGAGGCACTGAGCGCTGCCTATGACGAGTTCGTAGCTGCGGCGGCGGCCGCCCTGGAGGCAAAGGAGCAGTCCGGCGGGCAGAAGACGCCCGTCACCGACGCCGCGCTCGAGGCCTTCAAGCAGCGGTGGGAACTCTTCCGCGTCGCCTGCGACCAGGCCGAGGAGTTCGTTGAGTCTATGAAGCAGCGCATCGGCTCCGAGTGCTTAGTCGACGAGGCAACCGGCGCCGCACCCTCCAAGGCTGGCCGCCCTGCCACGGCACCCGGGATCCCGCCCATCAGCGCCGTCCGGCTCGAGCAGATGAGCAAGGCCGTCAGGTGGCTCGTCATCGAGCTCCAGAACGGGTCCGGGGTTGgcgcagccgccgccgctgcggcCCATCCCCATGTTTCCGCGCCCTTTGACGCCCGGTTCTCCGACGACGCCGGACAATAG